A single Lolium perenne isolate Kyuss_39 chromosome 6, Kyuss_2.0, whole genome shotgun sequence DNA region contains:
- the LOC139830114 gene encoding uncharacterized protein — PPTTTIDLHHVRSLAKFVLLLAAAAVTWSSFFLDAHARSAHEASASCIERERDALLAFKHGLYDIDDYLVSWQHESQNCCQWEGITCRSTTGHVIQLDLHGRYYLDGQISPSLLSLEQIEYLNLNHTCLTGPNGGVPKFLGSLKNLRHLDLSFMVFNGTVPPQLGNLSKLEYLDLSGSAMYSTDISWLTHLPLVVYLDMSGMNLSSIAAGWSLVVNNLPSLEYLGLASCSLSGANQFLEHQNLTKLHHLDLSYNYFGHPVASAWFWNVTCIKYIDISETSLHGPFPNALGNMTSLQHLFFSCSLDFDYGVTTCNKATMTVDMRNLCDLEELVLDGSLSSGNITKFLENLPQCPSNRFKYLSLKSNNMNGIMAAGLGQLNSLIRLHLPYNNISGSIPLSIGNLSYLEYLDLSNNHLTGHITPELANLTSLQYISMSNNNLIGPIPLWTARQGRLEYLDLSYNSFNGTIQLGIGLCTRLRYLSLSYNHLTGPIPPWLGNCTKMGYLSLSSNQLTGPIPMEIASCTDLGYLSLSNNLLTGHVPSKIGMLINLTELDLRNNYLDGMITNEHLVTLTKLLHLDLSNNFFRGPLPSEFGIQLGLYEFIVSSNNFIGHIPKSICQLGRLIVLDLSNNFLEGELPQCSQEPNLVFLLLNNNRFSGKFPSSLRNYSNLAFVDMSRNNLYGEVPQWIGELVYLRFLQLSHNLFHGKIPTSITNLRRLRQLSLAGNNMFGAIPWSLSNLTAMSQKHTRRNGVELAKWYIGAVGDFTEVVSVVMKRQELKYGFGVFDVVGIDLSLNQLVGGIPDGITCLNGLLNLNLSWNQLSGEIPAKIGLMKSIESLDLSMNNLSGEIPTSLSDLTYLSSLDLSYNNLEGRIPPGSQLDTLYMENPSIYTGNIGLCGHPLQRNCSGDNTLEHVNQHKREKVSESVLFFYFGLGSGFFAGMWIVFCALLFKKAWRVAYFRLFDKVYDNAYVFVVVTLGRMKGKATG, encoded by the coding sequence CCACCCACCACCACTATCGATCTGCACCATGTTCGCTCCCTCGCCAAGTTCGTTTTGCTCCTCGCGGCAGCAGCGGTGACTTGGAGCAGCTTCTTTCTCGACGCCCATGCACGTTCGGCACATGAGGCCAGCGCGAGCTGCATAGAGCGTGAGAGGGACGCCTTGCTGGCCTTCAAGCACGGCctctacgacatcgacgactacctcgtgTCGTGGCAACATGAGAGCCAGAATTGCTGCCAGTGGGAAGGCATCACCTGCAGAAGCACGACCGGCCATGTCATCCAGCTTGACCTTCACGGAAGATATTATTTAGACGGCCAGATAAGTCCATCCTTGCTATCTCTAGAGCAAATTGAATACCTCAATCTGAACCATACATGTCTTACTGGGCCTAATGGTGGTGTTCCCAAGTTCTTGGGTTCTCTAAAGAACTTGAGGCATCTCGATCTCTCCTTCATGGTATTCAATGGTACAGTCCCTCCACAGCTTGGGAACCTTTCCAAGCTGGAATACCTCGACCTTTCCGGCTCAGCAATGTACTCAACAGACATCTCATGGTTAACCCACCTACCTCTGGTGGTGTATCTTGATATGAGTGGTATGAATCTCAGCTCAATTGCTGCTGGTTGGTCTCTTGTGGTAAATAACCTTCCATCTTTGGAGTATCTCGGTCTTGCTTCGTGCTCACTATCAGGTGCAAACCAGTTCCTTGAACACCAAAATCTCACAAAACTTCACCACCTTGATCTCTCCTATAACTACTTCGGTCATCCAGTTGCGTCCGCTTGGTTTTGGAATGTAACATGCATCAAATACATTGACATCTCTGAAACCTCTCTTCATGGTCCATTTCCTAACGCACTAGGAAATATGACGTCCCTCCAACATCTGTTTTTTTCATGCAGTCTGGATTTCGATTACGGAGTGACCACATGTAACAAGGCAACAATGACAGTTGACATGAGAAATCTTTGTGATTTGGAAGAACTAGTGCTTGATGGAAGTCTATCCTCTGGAAACATTACAAAGTTTCTAGAGAATCTGCCACAATGTCCATCCAACAGATTCAAATACTTGAGTTTGAAGAGCAACAATATGAATGGAATAATGGCAGCTGGATTGGGTCAGTTAAATAGCTTAATTAGGCTTCACCTTCCTTACAATAACATTTCAGGATCAATACCACTAAGCATAGGAAATTTGTCTTATTTAGAGTACCTTGACCTTTCTAACAACCATCTTACTGGGCATATAACGCCAGAGCTAGCGAATTTGACTAGTTTGCAGTATATATCAATGTCCAATAACAATCTTATTGGACCTATACCCCTATGGACAGCGCGACAGGGGAGATTAGAGTATCTTGACCTTTCATACAATAGTTTTAATGGAACAATACAGTTGGGCATAGGGTTGTGCACTAGATTACGTTACCTCTCACTTTCTTACAACCATCTCACTGGCCCTATACCACCATGGTTGGGGAATTGCACTAAAATGGGGTATCTTTCTCTTTCCAGTAACCAACTTACTGGACCTATACCAATGGAGATAGCTAGTTGCACTGATCTAGGTTACCTTAGTCTTTCTAATAACCTTCTGACTGGACATGTGCCATCCAAGATTGGTATGCTCATAAATTTGACAGAACTAGACCTTAGAAACAATTACCTGGATGGCATGATAACAAATGAACACCTAGTTACTCTAACAAAGTTATTGCACTTGGATTTATCGAATAATTTTTTCAGAGGTCCTCTTCCATCAGAGTTTGGTATTCAGTTAGGCTTATATGAATTCATTGTATCCTCCAATAACTTCATAGGCCATATTCCTAAATCCATTTGCCAGTTGGGAAGACTAATTGTCTTAGATTTATCGAACAACTTTCTAGAGGGAGAACTTCCTCAATGTTCTCAGGAGCCGAACTTGGTTTTCCTCCTTTTAAATAATAATAGATTTTCTGGCAAGTTCCCATCATCACTTCGAAACTACTCGAACTTGGCCTTTGTGGATATGTCAAGGAATAATTTGTATGGAGAGGTACCACAGTGGATTGGAGAGTTGGTATATTTGCGCTTTCTGCAACTAAGCCACAACTTGTTTCATGGAAAAATTCCAACTAGTATCACAAACCTTCGACGCCTCCGTCAACTGAGTTTAGCGGGAAACAATATGTTTGGTGCTATACCATGGTCTTTGTCAAATTTAACAGCAATGTCCCAAAAACATACAAGAAGGAATGGGGTTGAGTTGGCTAAATGGTACATTGGCGCTGTGGGTGACTTTACAGAGGTTGTTTCGGTTGTGATGAAGCGCCAAGAACTAAAGTATGGGTTTGGAGTTTTTGATGTGGTCGGTATTGACCTATCGCTCAATCAGTTAGTCGGTGGAATTCCAGATGGGATAACTTGTCTTAACGGATTGTTGAATTTGAACTTATCTTGGAACCAGCTGAGTGGGGAAATTCCTGCGAAGATTGGGCTGATGAAATCAATTGAATCACTAGACCTGTCAATGAACAACCTTTCTGGCGAAATCCCAACAAGCTTGTCTGATTTGACATACTTAAGCTCCTTGGACTTGTCATATAACAATCTCGAAGGAAGAATACCACCTGGAAGTCAACTTGACACCTTGTATATGGAAAATCCATCCATATACACTGGCAACATTGGTCTGTGCGGCCACCCTCTTCAAAGGAATTGCTCGGGAGACAATACACTAGAGCATGTGAATCAACATAAAAGGGAGAAGGTTTCCGAGTCAGTGTTGTTCTTTTACTTTGGCCTTGGGTCTGGATTTTTTGCTGGCATGTGGATCGTGTTTTGCGCTCTGCTATTCAAGAAAGCATGGAGAGTTGCCTATTTCCGCCTCTTCGACAAGGTTTACGACAATGCATATGTGTTTGTGGTTGTTACTTTGGGTAGGATGAAAGGAAAGGCCACGGGTTGA
- the LOC127309007 gene encoding receptor-like protein EIX2 — MKRQELKYGFGIFDVVGIDLSLNQLVGGIPDGISSLNGLMNLNLSWNQLSGEITAKIGLMKSIESLDLSRNNLSGEIPTSLSDLTYLSFLDLSYNNLVGRIPPGSQLDTLYMENPSIYSGNIGLCGPPLGRNCSGDNVPEHENPQRRGKFSEPVLFFYFGLGSGFLAGLWIVFCALLFKKAWRVAYFRLFDKVYDNAYVFVVVTLGRMKGKATS; from the coding sequence ATGAAGCGCCAAGAACTTAAGTATGGGTTTGGAATTTTTGATGTGGTCGGTATTGACCTATCTCTCAATCAGTTAGTCGGTGGAATTCCAGATGGGATAAGTTCTCTTAACGGATTGATGAATTTGAACTTATCTTGGAACCAGCTGAGTGGGGAAATTACTGCGAAGATTGGGCTGATGAAATCAATTGAATCACTAGACCTATCAAGGAACAACCTTTCCGGCGAAATACCTACAAGCTTGTCAGATTTGACATATTTAAGCTTCCTGGACTTGTCATATAACAATCTTGTTGGTAGAATACCACCTGGAAGTCAACTTGACACCTTGTACATGGAGAATCCATCCATATATAGTGGCAACATTGGTCTGTGCGGCCCTCCTCTTGGAAGGAATTGCTCGGGAGACAATGTACCTGAGCACGAGAATCCACAAAGAAGGGGCAAGTTTTCTGAGCCAGTGTTGTTCTTTTACTTTGGGCTTGGGTCTGGATTTCTTGCTGGCCTGTGGATCGTGTTTTGCGCCCTGCTATTCAAGAAAGCATGGAGAGTTGCCTATTTCCGTCTCTTCGACAAAGTTTACGACAATGCGTACGTGTTTGTGGTTGTTACTTTGGGCAGGATGAAAGGGAAGGCCACGAGTTGA
- the LOC139832270 gene encoding uncharacterized protein has protein sequence MCPGPYYSPAVFVLLLVATAAATWSSFFLVTDALQLEAVHAAGGSCIGRERDALLVFKQGINDTYGFLKSWQPGRQDCCRWSGITCSNTTGHVIQLDDLGETYLVGQISPSLLSLEHLEYLNLSWTYLTDRNGGIPEFLGSFKNLRHLYLSYMDFIGTVPPQLGNLSKLEYLDLSFSKRMYSKDISWLTRLPLLVHLDMSATNLSSIAADWPLVVNVLPSLEYLRLFDCSLSSANQSLTHLNLTNLQYLGLSNNKFGHPIASAWFWNVTSITYLELLETSLYGPFPNSLGNMTSLQVLYFGCYPGFDLNLTNAKCNTATMTVDLRNLCDLEELWLDGSLSSGNITEFVENLPQCPSNRLQHLSMESSNMVGIIADGLGQLTSLTSLDLSYNNITGSIPLSIRNLSHLEYLDLSNNHLNSIPQELANCTSLQNIDLSNNNLVGPIPLGIGSCTRLQILDLSYNSITRPIPLGIGSCIRLEHLDLSYNSITRAIPLGIGSCIRLEHLDLSYNHLTGPIPPRLGNFTRLGYVTLSNNLLTGNIPPQLGNATNLEFISLSNNYLSGPIPLEIASCTGLGYLSLANNHLTGHVPPKIEMLTNLVELDLNNNNLDGAITEEHMATLKSLKHMDLSKNSFSGPLPLEYGASGLIELTLSFNYFSGHIPESICCKLRSLLVLDLSDNLLEGELPQCSEKPNLVFLHLSNNRFSGKFPSALQNYTSLAFLDLSTNNFYGKLPLWIGDLVYLRFLQLSHNLLSGDIPVTITNLKRLRQLSLAGNSMSGIMPWSLSKLTSMTKKHPRRPGVFFFFSIKEQ, from the coding sequence ATGTGTCCAGGCCCTTATTACTCACCTGCCGTGTTCGTCTTGCTCCTTGTGGCAACCGCAGCAGCGACCtggagcagcttcttcctcgtcacGGACGCACTGCAGCTCGAAGCTGTGCATGCGGCCGGTGGGAGCTGTATAGGGCGCGAGAGGGACGCATTGCTTGTCTTCAAGCAAGGCATCAATGACACCTACGGCTTTCTCAAGTCGTGGCAACCAGGGCGTCAGGATTGCTGCCGATGGTCCGGCATCACCTGTAGCAACACCACCGGCCATGTCATCCAGCTTGACGACCTTGGCGAAACATATTTAGTGGGCCAGATAAGTCCTTCCTTGCTTTCTCTAGAGCATCTTGAATACCTCAATCTTAGCTGGACATATCTGACTGACCGTAATGGTGGTATTCCCGAGTTCTTGGGTTCCTTTAAGAACTTGAGACATCTCTATCTCTCATACATGGATTTCATTGGTACGGTGCCTCCGCAGCTTGGTAACCTTTCCAAGCTAGAATATCTCGACCTCTCCTTCTCCAAGAGGATGTACTCAAAAGACATCTCATGGTTAACCCGTCTACCTCTGCTAGTGCATCTTGATATGAGTGCAACTAATCTCAGCTCAATTGCTGCTGATTGGCCTCTTGTGGTGAACGTGCTTCCATCATTGGAATACCTCAGACTTTTTGACTGTTCCCTCTCAAGTGCAAATCAATCCCTCACACACCTAAACCTCACAAATCTTCAATACCTTGGCCTCTCCAATAATAAGTTTGGTCATCCAATTGCATCCGCTTGGTTTTGGAACGTAACAAGCATCACATACCTTGAACTCCTTGAAACCTCTCTCTATGGTCCATTTCCAAATTCACTAGGAAATATGACGTCCCTCCAAGTGCTATATTTTGGCTGCTACCCGGGATTTGATCTTAACCTAACCAACGCAAAATGTAACACGGCAACAATGACAGTCGACTTGAGAAATCTATGTGATTTGGAAGAACTGTGGCTTGATGGAAGTCTCTCATCTGGAAACATTACAGAATTCGTTGAGAATTTGCCACAATGTCCATCCAATAGATTGCAACACTTGAGTATGGAGAGCAGCAATATGGTTGGAATTATAGCAGATGGGTTGGGCCAGTTAACTAGCTTAACTAGCCTTGACCTTTCGTACAATAACATTACAGGTTCCATACCACTAAGCATACGCAATTTGTCTCATTTAGAGTATCTTGACCTTTCTAACAACCATCTTAATAGTATACCACAAGAATTGGCGAATTGCACTAGTTTGCAGAATATAGATCTATCTAATAACAATCTTGTTGGACCTATACCGCTAGGAATAGGGAGTTGCACTAGATTACAGATACTTGACCTTTCCTACAATAGTATTACCAGACCTATACCGCTAGGGATAGGGAGTTGCATCAGATTAGAGCACCTTGACCTTTCTTACAATAGTATTACCAGAGCTATACCGCTAGGGATAGGGAGTTGCATCAGATTAGAGCACCTTGACCTTTCTTACAACCATCTCACTGGACCTATTCCACCACGGTTGGGGAATTTCACTCGATTAGGTTATGTAACTCTATCTAACAACCTTCTTACTGGAAATATACCACCACAGTTGGGGAATGCAACTAACTTGGAGTTTATTTCTCTTTCCAACAACTATCTATCTGGACCTATACCACTAGAGATAGCAAGTTGTACTGGACTAGGGTACCTTAGTCTTGCTAATAACCATCTTACCGGACATGTGCCACCAAAGATTGAGATGCTCACTAATTTGGTTGAGCTCGACCTCAACAACAATAACTTGGATGGTGCGATCACGGAGGAACACATGGCTACTCTGAAAAGCTTAAAGCACATGGATTTATCAAAAAATTCTTTCTCAGGACCTCTGCCATTGGAATATGGAGCTTCGGGATTAATAGAATTGACTTTATCCTTCAACTACTTCAGTGGTCATATTCCTGAATCTATTTGCTGCAAGTTGAGGAGCCTACTTGTCCTGGATCTATCAGATAACCTTCTAGAGGGAGAGCTTCCTCAGTGTTCTGAAAAGCCTAACTTGGTTTTCCTCCACTTAAGTAACAATAGATTTTCTGGCAAGTTCCCGTCCGCACTTCAGAACTACACGAGTTTAGCTTTCTTGGATCTTTCAACAAATAATTTCTATGGAAAATTGCCATTATGGATTGGCGACCTGGTATACTTGCGCTTTCTGCAGTTAAGTCACAACTTGTTGTCTGGAGATATTCCGGTGACTATCACAAATCTTAAGCGCCTTCGCCAACTGAGCTTGGCAGGCAATAGTATGTCTGGGATTATGCCTTGGTCTTTgtcaaaattaacttcaatgactaAGAAACATCCAAGGAGGCcaggggtttttttttttttttcgataaaggagcaatag